The genome window AACCCTCCCTGGCAATCCCCTGTGTTCTAAGAGGACAAAGGTCTCAGCTTCCAGGGAGGAAGATGTTACTTACCCCTTACTATGGGGGGTGGAGATAGGAGCTTAGAGGCTAGGGGCTCTGACACCAACTCAGTAGGTCTGCATCTGCTTGCCACAGATGAGGTTGGGCCGGCTTAGTGCATCCCACATGAGCAACATCTCATATGGTAAGAAGCGGTGCACCAGCAGCAGCTCCCGGTAGAAGCAGGGGTCAAAAGAGGACAAACGAGTCTAGGGAGCCCAAATGCCAGCGGTGCGGATACCAGTGTGCAAGCTGGGCTTCGGGCCCTCCTGCTTCAGGCGCATGCCCAGGAAGACCTCATCGATGGGGAAGAGGTCTCGGGTGTGAGCAGCCCAGAGCAGGGCAGCAGCCGGGAAGCGAGACAGCAGGAAGCCACCACCTCCACAGTAGGGAGGGCAGTGCTCATCCTGTGTCACTATCTTTGGCACATAGTACTTGCTCCAGGAGACCCGGATGGGGCCCACATTGTGGATCAGGTGCCCCACAAAGAGGTGGTGGTCAGGGTTGTGGCCCTGCAGGTAGGAGACCATGTTGTCTGTGTGTGCAAAGACATCATCATCCCCGTTGAGAATGAAGCTGGCATTGGTGCACCAAGTTTCCTGCCACTGTAGGAAGAGCATCTGCAGGTGGGTGGACAGAGCATGTGGGGCTTAAGGGGTGGGACGATCAGCCTCAGGTCCTTGTTGGTCATCCTAGCCCATTGAGCCCAGGTGTGGATATGTCCCCCAGTCAACTGAGCCTGGGATCAAGGACCTCAGCAACCAACcgttcctctctgtgtctcagagtCCAACTTCCCATTCATGCATTATTTCTGGGCCTGTTTGCAGGATTATTGGAGATTTAGAGATGATGTTTTGTAAAGTGCCAAGAATGTTGTCTCATTTACACTTATTGCTGTTCCTTCCCACTCTGTCCAGCCGAACACTGCTGTTATATAATTACTTGTGTGGTTGTCATGGCACATCTACCTCCTCCACCAGACTCTGGGCTCCCCCTAGGTGGGGCCTGTGTCTCCTACCTGTGTCATGTTCCCAGCATCCATCGTGGGCTTAATGCCTCATAGGGActagactcatttttttttccttcatttttccgaagctggaaatggggaggcagtcagacagactcccgcatgtgctggaccgggatccacccagcatgcccaccagggggcgatgttctgcccatctggggcgacgctctgttgcatccagagccattctagcgcctgaggcagaggccacagagccatcctcagcgcccgggccatttttgctccaatggagcctcggctgcgagaggggaagagagagacagagaggaaggagagggggaggggtggagaagcagatgggcgcctctcctgtgtgccctggctgggaatcgaacccaggactcccacacgccaggccgacactctaccgctgaaccaaccggccagggctggaactaGACTAATTTTTGTCATTGGTATTTACCATGTGCTTTGGTGTTTTGCGCTAAGAATGTGGCATGTTAAAGGGTCCTGGCTCTCTGCTTGCTTTGGCTTCAGTTTCTCCATAATAACCTTTGCTACCTGCCAGGTACTGTTCTCAGAGCCTGCCCTGCTTTTTGAATCTCTAATGCAAACAGAGGAGGCAGGCATGGTCTTTAAtcccattcacagatgaggaaatggaggctgtcCAGAGTCCGTGCCTTGAGCAAGGTCAGATAACACAAAAGTAGccccttgaggtcttgaacccaGACCTGTCAGTACCTACTAGGAGCAGGCACCCCACTGGGTCTCTACGCAGCTTGCTTTACCCACCCCTCAACCTGGATGGGTCTTAGGAGCCTCCAATTTCTCCTCTGCTTGTGGattttctctgcctctcacagGTTCTTGTCCATCAAAAACATCTTTATCGAGTACTCACCTCATAGACTGGGCCTCATGAGAAGACAGAACCAGACCAAATAAACAGAATGTGTTCTGTTCagggccccctcccccaccctattGCCAATGTTATGTGAGCACCTGGAATTGGTCTAGGTGCCTTCTAAATATCTTCTCATGTAATCCTTACAACAGTCCTCAGAGATGGGTGAATTCAATTAACATCCAGCTCTctgatgaggaagctgaggcacagagaggtgaaccATCATCAAGGGCAACACAGAGATCGAATTTCAACCTAGGTCATCAGGCCCCTATAGTCAGGCTTGTGACCTCTGTCCAGCCTatgttttctcccttcttcccctagAGAAAAAGGACTTCAGACCCCATAAAGACAgtagaaggaggtggggggggggggtgagggggggtgtCTGCTGGTCCCCTTGGGACCCTCAGAGGAGATAGTGGAGATCTAGGCAGGAAGGACAGGTGGCCTTGATTGGGTAATTCCCCGCCAACCCACCTGCTTGAGCGTGAGATTGAAGAAGGAGTCATGGAAGTCCCACTGTAGGATGTCACCATGAACCCTCGCCTCCATCGCCAGCAGCTGGTTGACCTTTTGGGCCTCCTGCGGTTCTGGGGCTGTCCCCACCAGGAAAAGACGGCGCAGGGGGACGCCCCGCATCTTCCGTTCGCGGCCCCAAGTGCGCCGCAAATTCTCCCAGCGCTCGTAATTGCGGGGTGACTACTTGATGACCAGGAGCAGAAAGACCGGCTGTGTGCACTTGCTCAGTGGCACGTCCTGCAGCAGCGGGAAGTCGCGGCAGTGTTTGTGCATCAGGAAGTTGCGCACATGCGGTGGCTGCCGTGTGAAGTCTGGCAGCTTGGTCACTGAAGTGCTTGCCagacatggggtgggggaggggagggtgggtggagggggcCAGGTCAGAGACGTGGGGGTGCCCAGCAGCTCTTTCAGGCCCCTGCAGGGGGGTGGTGACATGTACACACTAAGGAAGAGGAGAGTGAAGGTACGGAGGACCATAGCCAAGCCCACCGTTGTCCACAAGGACCAGGGACACCTCATCCTGGTCTCCTGGGTTTGGGATTGGTCCAAGGGGTTGGCTCCTGGGGAGAATAACACTCACTGAAGAGCCCGGATGGACCAAGCATTTTTCCTTAGCTACCTGTGGGCCCCAACAACTTGTTGCAACACACAGATGCTCAGGTTGGTAACATACTGAAATTCACCCCCAGCTAGTCCCCTACATCCCACCTCCTCCAGCACCCCACCCCAGGCTGACTCtgacagatatatatattttttaaatatttta of Saccopteryx bilineata isolate mSacBil1 chromosome 1, mSacBil1_pri_phased_curated, whole genome shotgun sequence contains these proteins:
- the B3GNT3 gene encoding LOW QUALITY PROTEIN: N-acetyllactosaminide beta-1,3-N-acetylglucosaminyltransferase 3 (The sequence of the model RefSeq protein was modified relative to this genomic sequence to represent the inferred CDS: substituted 2 bases at 2 genomic stop codons); this translates as MRCPWSLWTTVGLAMVLRTFTLLFLSVYMSPPPCRGLKELLGTPTSLTWPPPPTLPSPTPCLASTSVTKLPDFTRQPPHVRNFLMHKHCRDFPLLQDVPLSKCTQPVFLLLVIKXSPRNYERWENLRRTWGRERKMRGVPLRRLFLVGTAPEPQEAQKVNQLLAMEARVHGDILQWDFHDSFFNLTLKQMLFLQWQETWCTNASFILNGDDDVFAHTDNMVSYLQGHNPDHHLFVGHLIHNVGPIRVSWSKYYVPKIVTQDEHCPPYCGGGGFLLSRFPAAALLWAAHTRDLFPIDEVFLGMRLKQEGPKPSLHTGIRTAGIWAPXTRLSSFDPCFYRELLLVHRFLPYEMLLMWDALSRPNLICGKQMQTY